One part of the Acidobacteriota bacterium genome encodes these proteins:
- a CDS encoding hydrogenase, producing MRPPGIAYLGALALALGGLTFGAYAFSVQWRAGLGVAGYQHPIYWGVYITNFVFWVGIAHSGTLISAVLFLFRARWRTAVARASEAMTVFAVMTAGLFPIIHIGRPWFFYWLIPYPNERQLWVNFRSPLVWDVFAISTYLTVSAMFLYLGLIPDIAAARDRTTDWRKPIYRVLALGWDGSTRRWRHYTALYAFFAALATPLVVSVHSVVSWDFAMSILPGWHSTIFAPYFVAGAIFSGLAMVITLLIPLRRLLGLEEYITIHHFENLAKMIILTSMIVGYAYMVEFFIAWYSGSPYEQAAFYDRMFGQYRLFTWAMLTCNVIVPLFLFAKRIRTSLPALFVISLLVNVGMWLERFVIIVTSLSHDFNPANWAGIYTPTWVEGAITLGAFSMFFFLFLVFVKNFPAVSITEMKEASDLG from the coding sequence ATGCGCCCGCCCGGCATCGCCTACCTGGGCGCGCTCGCCCTGGCGCTTGGCGGCCTGACGTTTGGCGCATACGCCTTCTCCGTGCAGTGGCGCGCCGGCCTGGGCGTCGCCGGTTACCAGCACCCGATCTACTGGGGCGTCTACATCACGAACTTCGTCTTCTGGGTCGGCATCGCGCACTCTGGCACGCTGATCTCGGCGGTGCTGTTCCTCTTCCGCGCCCGGTGGCGGACCGCCGTGGCACGGGCGTCAGAAGCGATGACGGTGTTTGCCGTCATGACGGCGGGGCTCTTTCCGATCATCCATATAGGGCGCCCCTGGTTCTTCTACTGGCTGATCCCCTACCCCAACGAGCGCCAGCTCTGGGTCAACTTCCGCTCGCCGCTGGTTTGGGATGTCTTCGCGATCTCGACCTACTTGACGGTCAGCGCGATGTTCCTCTACCTCGGCCTGATTCCCGACATTGCCGCGGCGCGCGACCGGACGACCGACTGGCGGAAGCCGATCTACCGCGTTCTCGCGCTTGGCTGGGACGGTTCGACCCGGCGGTGGCGCCACTATACGGCGCTTTATGCCTTCTTCGCCGCGCTGGCGACACCGCTGGTGGTGTCGGTGCACAGCGTCGTGTCGTGGGATTTCGCGATGTCCATCCTGCCAGGTTGGCACAGCACCATCTTCGCCCCGTACTTCGTCGCCGGCGCCATTTTCTCGGGCTTGGCGATGGTGATCACGCTGCTCATTCCGCTCCGCAGGCTGCTCGGGCTCGAGGAATACATCACCATCCACCACTTCGAGAACCTGGCGAAGATGATCATTCTCACGTCGATGATCGTCGGCTACGCCTACATGGTGGAGTTCTTCATCGCGTGGTACAGCGGCAGCCCGTATGAGCAAGCGGCCTTCTACGATCGGATGTTCGGGCAGTACCGGCTGTTCACCTGGGCGATGCTCACCTGCAACGTAATCGTCCCGCTGTTCCTCTTCGCCAAGCGGATCCGGACGAGTCTGCCGGCGCTTTTCGTCATCTCGCTCCTCGTGAACGTCGGCATGTGGCTAGAACGGTTCGTCATCATCGTGACGTCGCTGTCGCACGACTTCAACCCGGCCAACTGGGCGGGCATCTACACGCCTACCTGGGTGGAGGGTGCGATTACCCTCGGCGCGTTCTCGATGTTCTTCTTCCTGTTCCTGGTGTTCGTGAAGAACTTCCCCGCGGTGTCTATCACCGAGATGAAGGAGGCGTCCGACCTTGGCTAG
- a CDS encoding molybdopterin-dependent oxidoreductase → MSPLTETVGRRTFLRMLGSAGPAAAAAACSPVPPERIIPYVIPPDDVVPGIATWYASVCGECPTGCGVLVKTREGRAIKVEGNPRHPVNRGGLCVRGQSSLQGLYDPDRYREPLRRREGEGRDGLAPVSWDDAETEVAERIAALRAEGRGDRIAVVTPALTGTLDALIDRWCQAVGGARRLRYETYAWEAMRAANDALFGRAAAPYHDFSRAELVVSFSADFLETWLASVAHARDYADARRPDGSTTGARARAVHFEPRLSLTASNADEWVAIEPGSEGAIAAAMVQVIVAEGRAQVEDEAGLERIAGVVADWTPQTAAERSGVPAERIAELARAFSDPVAGAGRTLAAGGAVAASGSDGAEAAAAVALLNYVAGNIGATVRMAPETMWDGAATYADMTSLAEAMHAGEIDLLVLHQVNPVHTMPAAADFAGAMEQVPLAVAIASSPNDTTARADIVLPAHTPLESWGDHVLATGVEGLMQPAMRPLYDTRHTGDIFLAVGRAALADAQADATAAETGDNEVPATLPDGEFYDVLRERWRALQAARIAAEAAAAPDEVEAPDDAEAPEPQDFEDFWADAIRRGGLWWLVEPEPVSLNDSFDGLDFGALARDAAGTGNGRALTLLPYPSLHFYDGRAANRPWLQEIPDPILKATWGSWIELHPETAAAIGAEENQLVTVESDHGRVEATVLLNLHLHAGAAAMPIGQGQTAAGRYASGRGANPLALLDPVPAGASRGLRFAGTRVDLTPRELHRPVHRLQGTFDQHGRGLARAVTQQALDAGDIPHEEEHLTLNPPLVHPEHRWGMAIDIDACTGCNACVAACYAENNVPTLGADQMQWRRAMSWLRIDRFVEPTADPGATGATGGETRFLPMLCQHCDHAPCETVCPTYATYHTDEGLNAQVYNRCVGTRYCANNCPYKVRRFNWFQAEFPDPLPLQLNPDVTPRSAGVMEKCTFCVQRIAEGRDLARDEDRPMQDGDVTPACAQTCPAQAIVFGDLNDPNSRVSQLSADARGYHALSETNTRPGVTYLRKVLR, encoded by the coding sequence ATGTCACCATTGACGGAGACGGTCGGCCGGCGCACCTTCCTCAGGATGCTCGGCAGCGCCGGCCCTGCCGCCGCGGCCGCAGCCTGCTCGCCGGTCCCGCCGGAACGGATCATTCCGTACGTGATTCCGCCGGATGACGTCGTTCCCGGCATCGCCACCTGGTATGCCAGTGTCTGCGGGGAGTGCCCCACCGGCTGCGGCGTGCTGGTGAAGACGCGGGAAGGGCGCGCGATCAAGGTAGAAGGGAATCCCCGGCATCCCGTGAATCGGGGCGGGCTGTGCGTGCGCGGACAGTCGTCGCTGCAGGGGTTGTACGACCCGGACCGGTACCGTGAACCGCTCCGCCGCCGGGAGGGCGAAGGGCGGGACGGCCTGGCGCCGGTCAGTTGGGACGACGCCGAAACGGAAGTGGCGGAGCGCATCGCGGCGTTACGCGCGGAGGGACGTGGCGACCGCATCGCGGTCGTAACGCCGGCGCTTACCGGCACCCTCGACGCACTGATCGACCGCTGGTGCCAGGCGGTGGGCGGCGCGCGTCGCCTGCGCTACGAGACTTACGCCTGGGAAGCGATGCGCGCGGCCAACGACGCGCTCTTCGGCCGGGCGGCTGCGCCGTACCATGACTTCAGCCGGGCGGAGCTGGTGGTTTCGTTCAGTGCGGACTTCCTGGAGACCTGGCTTGCCAGCGTGGCGCATGCGCGCGATTACGCCGACGCCCGGCGGCCGGATGGTTCGACAACCGGCGCGCGGGCGCGTGCCGTCCACTTCGAGCCACGCCTCTCGCTCACTGCGTCGAACGCCGACGAATGGGTGGCGATTGAGCCCGGCAGCGAAGGCGCGATTGCCGCAGCGATGGTGCAGGTGATCGTTGCCGAGGGCCGCGCGCAGGTCGAGGACGAAGCCGGGCTCGAGCGGATCGCCGGCGTCGTCGCCGACTGGACGCCCCAGACGGCGGCGGAACGAAGCGGCGTACCCGCGGAGCGAATTGCCGAGTTGGCGCGCGCCTTTTCGGATCCCGTGGCCGGCGCGGGACGGACGCTGGCGGCGGGCGGCGCGGTCGCCGCGTCGGGGAGCGATGGGGCCGAGGCGGCAGCGGCGGTCGCGCTGCTGAACTACGTTGCCGGCAACATCGGCGCGACCGTCCGGATGGCGCCGGAGACGATGTGGGACGGCGCCGCAACGTACGCCGACATGACGTCCCTCGCGGAGGCGATGCACGCCGGCGAGATCGATCTGCTGGTGCTCCACCAGGTGAACCCGGTCCACACGATGCCGGCGGCGGCCGACTTCGCCGGGGCGATGGAACAGGTTCCGCTGGCCGTTGCGATTGCCTCCAGTCCGAACGACACAACGGCTCGCGCCGACATCGTTCTGCCAGCGCACACGCCGCTGGAATCGTGGGGCGATCACGTGCTCGCCACCGGTGTCGAGGGGTTGATGCAGCCGGCGATGCGACCGCTGTACGACACGCGGCACACGGGCGACATCTTCCTGGCGGTGGGTCGCGCGGCGCTGGCGGACGCTCAGGCGGACGCAACGGCCGCGGAAACCGGGGACAACGAAGTTCCGGCGACGTTGCCGGACGGCGAGTTCTACGATGTGCTGCGCGAGCGGTGGCGGGCGCTGCAGGCGGCACGGATCGCGGCGGAGGCGGCCGCCGCGCCCGACGAGGTCGAGGCGCCGGACGATGCCGAAGCGCCCGAACCGCAGGACTTCGAGGACTTCTGGGCCGACGCGATTCGCCGGGGCGGGCTCTGGTGGCTGGTCGAACCCGAGCCCGTCAGTCTGAACGACTCATTCGACGGTCTCGACTTCGGCGCCCTGGCACGCGACGCGGCGGGCACGGGCAACGGACGCGCGCTGACGCTCCTCCCCTACCCGTCACTTCACTTCTACGACGGCCGTGCCGCCAACCGGCCATGGCTGCAGGAGATTCCGGATCCGATCCTGAAGGCGACCTGGGGAAGCTGGATCGAACTTCACCCGGAGACGGCGGCGGCGATCGGCGCCGAGGAAAACCAACTGGTCACCGTCGAATCGGATCACGGCCGTGTCGAGGCGACAGTTCTGCTCAACCTGCACCTCCATGCGGGGGCCGCCGCGATGCCGATTGGTCAGGGACAGACCGCTGCGGGCCGCTACGCCAGCGGCAGGGGAGCGAATCCCCTGGCCCTGCTCGATCCGGTTCCGGCGGGCGCGTCACGCGGCCTGCGCTTTGCCGGCACGAGGGTCGATTTGACGCCGCGTGAACTGCACCGGCCGGTGCATCGTTTGCAGGGTACGTTCGATCAGCATGGCCGTGGTCTGGCTCGGGCGGTTACGCAGCAGGCGCTCGATGCGGGTGACATTCCGCATGAGGAGGAGCACCTCACCCTCAACCCACCGCTGGTTCACCCGGAGCACCGCTGGGGAATGGCGATCGACATCGACGCGTGCACGGGTTGCAACGCCTGCGTCGCGGCCTGCTACGCGGAGAACAACGTGCCGACGCTGGGCGCCGACCAGATGCAATGGCGCCGGGCGATGTCCTGGCTACGCATCGATCGGTTCGTCGAGCCGACGGCGGACCCAGGGGCGACCGGCGCGACCGGTGGAGAGACACGCTTTCTGCCGATGCTCTGCCAGCACTGTGATCATGCGCCCTGCGAGACGGTCTGCCCCACATACGCGACGTACCACACCGACGAGGGATTGAACGCGCAGGTCTACAACCGGTGCGTTGGGACGCGCTATTGCGCCAACAACTGTCCCTACAAGGTCCGGCGCTTCAACTGGTTCCAGGCGGAGTTCCCCGACCCCTTGCCACTCCAATTGAATCCAGACGTCACCCCGCGGAGCGCCGGCGTCATGGAGAAGTGCACGTTCTGCGTGCAGCGGATCGCGGAAGGACGCGATCTGGCGCGGGACGAAGACCGGCCGATGCAGGATGGCGACGTTACCCCGGCGTGCGCGCAGACGTGTCCGGCGCAGGCGATTGTCTTCGGCGACCTGAACGACCCGAACAGCCGCGTGTCGCAACTCTCGGCGGATGCTCGTGGCTATCACGCGCTGTCAGAAACGAATACGCGGCCGGGGGTGACTTACCTCCGGAAGGTGCTCCGGTGA
- a CDS encoding cytochrome c3 family protein codes for MIHHRCRNGQGGRIRLVRNARIAVRYARFSTLRCTARLHGPRMTHHTLVRLALRVGAAVLLTAGAAFFAAGVGMIPGVVLHGQPEAAIAGAEATEPGAPPQQPIDFSHALHVEQAGIDCQFCHAYARRGPVAGIPSVQRCAGCHQAILAEAPEILKVLDYWENEQPIPWVRVHNLPDHVRFNHKAHLRAGFGCAECHGDVGGMTIARQVSSLTMGWCVQCHEANDASRDCLICHH; via the coding sequence ATGATCCACCATCGTTGCCGGAACGGGCAAGGCGGCCGAATCCGCCTTGTCCGAAACGCCCGGATCGCCGTAAGATACGCGCGGTTTTCGACCCTGCGCTGCACGGCTCGACTCCACGGACCCCGTATGACGCATCACACCCTTGTCCGGCTCGCGCTACGCGTGGGCGCGGCGGTCTTGCTGACCGCCGGCGCGGCCTTTTTCGCCGCCGGCGTCGGCATGATCCCGGGCGTCGTGCTGCATGGCCAGCCGGAAGCAGCCATTGCCGGCGCGGAAGCGACGGAGCCGGGCGCGCCGCCGCAGCAGCCGATTGACTTCAGTCACGCGCTCCATGTCGAGCAGGCGGGGATCGATTGTCAGTTCTGCCACGCCTACGCAAGGCGCGGCCCGGTAGCGGGGATTCCGTCGGTCCAGCGGTGCGCCGGCTGCCATCAGGCCATCCTGGCGGAAGCGCCCGAGATCCTGAAAGTGCTCGACTACTGGGAGAACGAGCAACCCATTCCCTGGGTCCGTGTCCACAACCTGCCGGACCACGTCCGGTTCAACCACAAGGCGCATCTTCGCGCCGGCTTCGGCTGCGCCGAGTGCCACGGGGACGTGGGCGGGATGACGATCGCCCGGCAGGTTTCTTCACTCACGATGGGCTGGTGCGTCCAGTGCCACGAGGCCAACGACGCGTCCCGCGACTGCCTGATATGTCACCATTGA
- the acnA gene encoding aconitate hydratase AcnA has product MSSDTFGVHRTLKLGAGAEVDFYSLRALQAAGFSGVGRLPYALKILLENMLRREDGESVTAADIEALARWTPGAGKEIAFMPARVLLQDFTGVPAVVDLAAMRDGIAHLGGDPARVNPLQPAELVIDHSVQVDHFATADAFDLNAQLEFSRNRERYAFLKWGQDAFDNFKVVPPDTGIVHQVNVEYLARVVCRDAIDRGRSVAYPDTLVGTDSHTTMVNGLGVVGWGVGGIEAEAAMLGQAISMLIPEVIGFRLAGTLPEGATATDLVLTITERLRQYGVVGRFVEFFGPGLASLTVADRATLGNMSPEYGSTVAICPIDGMTLDYLSLTGRDPARVELVEAYAKAQGLFATPDDDPVYSDVIDFDLGAVEPSLAGPKRPQDRVPLRRAASAFAAVLEDLGAGPDGGAATNGRESATPGNGAGALDDGAVVIAAITSCTNTSNPSVMLAAGLLARNAVARGLRPKPWVKTSLAPGSMVVTEYLRAAGLLEPLAQLGFGLVGYGCTTCIGNSGPLPDEVASAVTDRNLVVASVLSGNRNFEGRVQPLVKANYLASPPLVVAYALAGRMTADLATEPLGTDRDGNAVHLHDLWPSAAEVQSALASAVRTDQFISKYAAVFDGDARWRGLPAPEGDRFDWSSDSTYVRRPPFFESLVADPAPPGDVTGARVLALLGDSVTTDHISPAGSIPADGPAGRYLTSLGVAPKDFNSFGSRRGNHEVMMRGTFGNIRLRNRLAPGTEGGWTRHLPDGEQMAIYDAAMRYQEEGTPLVILAGKEYGSGSSRDWAAKGTMLLGVRAVLAESFERIHRSNLVFMGVLPLVFAQGESTGSLGLAGTERYDLTGIAGDALAPRAGVRVRATRHDGTTIDFEATARIDTPEELRYYHHGGILPYVLRRLAAA; this is encoded by the coding sequence ATGAGTAGTGACACGTTCGGTGTTCATCGGACGCTGAAGCTGGGCGCCGGGGCGGAAGTGGACTTCTACAGCCTTCGCGCGCTTCAGGCGGCCGGATTCTCCGGGGTGGGACGCCTGCCCTACGCGCTGAAGATACTCCTCGAGAACATGCTCCGGCGGGAGGATGGCGAGAGCGTCACCGCGGCCGACATCGAGGCGCTGGCGCGCTGGACTCCGGGAGCGGGCAAGGAAATCGCCTTCATGCCGGCGCGCGTGCTTCTGCAGGACTTCACCGGGGTACCGGCCGTGGTGGATCTGGCCGCGATGCGGGACGGCATCGCGCACCTTGGCGGCGACCCGGCCCGAGTCAATCCCCTGCAGCCGGCCGAACTGGTGATCGATCACTCGGTGCAGGTGGATCACTTCGCGACCGCCGACGCGTTCGACCTGAACGCCCAGCTCGAGTTCTCGCGCAACCGAGAACGCTACGCCTTCCTCAAGTGGGGGCAGGACGCGTTCGACAACTTCAAGGTGGTGCCGCCCGATACCGGGATCGTCCATCAGGTGAATGTCGAGTACCTTGCCCGGGTCGTCTGCCGCGACGCGATCGACCGAGGGCGGAGCGTGGCGTATCCCGACACGCTCGTCGGCACGGACTCGCACACGACCATGGTGAACGGCCTGGGCGTCGTCGGGTGGGGCGTCGGCGGAATCGAAGCCGAGGCAGCGATGCTGGGGCAGGCGATCTCGATGCTGATCCCGGAAGTGATCGGCTTCCGGCTTGCCGGCACGCTGCCCGAAGGGGCTACCGCGACCGACCTCGTGCTGACCATCACCGAGCGCCTCCGGCAGTACGGCGTGGTCGGCCGGTTCGTCGAGTTCTTCGGGCCGGGACTTGCCTCGCTCACGGTTGCCGATCGCGCGACGCTCGGCAACATGTCACCGGAGTACGGATCCACGGTGGCGATATGTCCAATCGACGGGATGACCCTCGACTACCTTTCCCTGACCGGCCGCGATCCGGCGCGGGTCGAGCTGGTGGAGGCCTATGCGAAGGCGCAGGGTCTGTTCGCCACCCCGGATGACGACCCGGTCTACAGCGACGTAATCGACTTCGATCTGGGCGCCGTCGAGCCGAGCTTGGCGGGACCCAAGCGCCCCCAGGATCGCGTGCCGCTACGGCGCGCCGCGTCGGCGTTTGCCGCCGTGCTCGAGGATCTCGGCGCGGGCCCCGACGGGGGCGCGGCAACGAACGGACGTGAGTCTGCGACACCTGGCAACGGCGCGGGCGCGCTCGACGATGGAGCCGTGGTAATCGCCGCGATTACAAGTTGCACCAATACGTCGAACCCGAGCGTCATGTTGGCCGCCGGCCTTCTCGCGCGCAACGCCGTCGCCCGCGGCCTTCGGCCGAAGCCCTGGGTGAAGACGAGCCTCGCGCCCGGTTCGATGGTGGTGACGGAGTACCTGCGCGCCGCTGGATTGCTGGAACCGCTGGCGCAGTTGGGCTTTGGACTCGTCGGCTACGGCTGCACCACGTGCATTGGCAACAGCGGTCCGCTGCCGGACGAAGTGGCTTCCGCGGTAACCGACCGCAACCTTGTCGTTGCGTCCGTCCTGAGCGGCAATCGGAATTTCGAGGGGCGCGTGCAGCCGCTCGTGAAGGCGAACTACCTCGCGTCACCACCGCTGGTCGTCGCGTATGCCCTCGCCGGGCGGATGACCGCCGATCTTGCCACCGAGCCGCTCGGGACCGACCGCGATGGCAATGCGGTCCATCTGCACGACCTCTGGCCATCGGCGGCCGAGGTCCAGTCGGCGCTCGCCTCCGCCGTCCGGACCGATCAGTTCATCAGCAAGTACGCGGCGGTCTTCGACGGCGACGCGCGTTGGCGCGGCCTCCCCGCGCCGGAAGGCGACCGCTTCGACTGGTCCTCGGATTCGACCTACGTCCGGCGTCCACCCTTCTTCGAGTCGCTGGTAGCGGACCCGGCGCCGCCGGGAGATGTCACCGGCGCTCGCGTGCTGGCCCTCCTGGGGGACAGCGTGACCACCGATCACATCTCGCCCGCGGGATCGATTCCCGCCGACGGTCCGGCGGGGCGGTATCTCACGTCGCTCGGAGTCGCTCCGAAGGACTTCAATTCATTCGGTAGCCGCCGCGGCAATCACGAGGTGATGATGCGCGGCACATTCGGCAACATCCGCCTCCGCAACCGCCTGGCGCCGGGCACCGAGGGTGGCTGGACCCGCCATCTGCCGGACGGCGAGCAGATGGCGATCTATGACGCCGCGATGCGCTACCAGGAAGAGGGAACGCCCCTCGTCATCCTCGCCGGCAAGGAATACGGCTCGGGTTCCTCACGTGACTGGGCGGCGAAGGGAACGATGCTCCTCGGCGTCCGCGCGGTCCTAGCCGAGAGCTTCGAGCGTATCCACCGGAGCAATCTGGTTTTCATGGGGGTGTTGCCGCTCGTCTTTGCGCAGGGTGAATCAACCGGGAGCCTCGGCCTGGCCGGCACGGAACGCTACGACCTGACCGGCATCGCGGGCGATGCCCTCGCTCCCCGTGCCGGTGTCCGCGTCCGTGCCACGCGACACGACGGAACGACGATCGACTTCGAGGCCACCGCCCGCATCGACACCCCGGAAGAACTCCGCTACTACCACCACGGAGGCATCCTGCCCTACGTCCTGCGTCGCCTGGCGGCGGCGTGA
- a CDS encoding oligoendopeptidase F family protein gives MASVVTEQPAPAPLVPEQIVWDLADLYPSVEAWRAARKDIAGRADDLARFRGTLRESAGQLADALDSVRSTEKDLVRLFVYAFLKADEDRRVSEAQERRGEASALMARFEEAASFIAPELLQIGAATIERFITAEPRLDRHAFGLRDTLRQAGHTLSDESEEVLAATGSMRQGPERIYAMLSSSDLPFPSVTLSTGEEVRLDQAAYGRHRASPVREDRKLVFDAFWGAWRNYEATLGQTLETHVKSHVFEAKVRNFDSALDQALFGANIPPAVYRTLIEAAHRHLPSLHRYFRIRRRLLGVDELRYSDIYPPLVFSDRVYTLDEARGLALASAAPLGADYLTLLGEGLASCWTHVYPQPGKAPGAYMYGSVYDVHPYLLLNFNGAYDDVTTFVHEWGHAVHTMLATRANPYETAGYATFTAEVASTTNEVLLQEHLLTRDLSDEERLFYLGSALEGIRGTFFRQVMFAEFELAIHELVERDEALSGARLSELYERLVRQYHGSDEGVLSYDTDYAIEWAFIPHFYRNFYVFQYATSIAGGTMFADRLLTGDGTSQEAARRDYLAVLSAGGSDYAYDLLRNAGIDLATDAPYDALIARMNRVMDDIEAILARRV, from the coding sequence ATGGCATCTGTCGTGACGGAACAACCAGCGCCGGCGCCCCTCGTGCCGGAGCAGATCGTGTGGGACCTGGCCGACCTCTATCCGTCAGTCGAGGCGTGGCGCGCAGCCAGGAAGGACATTGCGGGGCGGGCGGATGATCTTGCCCGGTTCCGCGGGACGCTGAGGGAGAGCGCGGGACAACTGGCCGACGCGCTCGACAGCGTGCGCAGTACCGAAAAGGACCTGGTCCGGCTCTTCGTGTATGCGTTCCTCAAGGCGGACGAAGACCGGCGCGTCTCCGAAGCCCAGGAGCGCCGCGGCGAGGCCTCGGCGCTGATGGCCAGGTTCGAGGAGGCGGCCAGCTTCATCGCACCGGAATTGCTGCAGATTGGCGCCGCGACGATTGAGCGTTTCATCACGGCGGAGCCACGCCTCGATAGGCACGCGTTCGGGTTGCGCGACACGCTTCGGCAGGCGGGCCACACGCTGTCCGACGAGTCGGAGGAAGTGCTCGCGGCGACCGGTTCGATGCGTCAGGGCCCGGAACGCATCTACGCCATGCTCTCCAGTTCGGACCTGCCGTTCCCGAGCGTGACGCTGTCGACCGGAGAGGAGGTACGGCTCGATCAGGCGGCATACGGGCGACACCGCGCGTCGCCCGTCCGTGAAGATCGGAAACTCGTATTCGACGCTTTCTGGGGAGCCTGGCGCAACTACGAGGCGACTCTCGGGCAGACGCTCGAAACGCACGTCAAGTCACACGTCTTCGAAGCGAAGGTGCGCAACTTCGACAGCGCGCTCGATCAGGCGCTGTTCGGGGCGAACATCCCGCCCGCGGTCTACCGCACGCTGATCGAAGCGGCCCACCGCCACCTGCCATCACTGCATCGGTACTTCCGGATCCGCCGGCGGCTGCTGGGTGTCGACGAATTGCGGTACTCGGATATCTATCCGCCGCTGGTGTTCTCCGACCGGGTCTACACATTGGACGAGGCTCGTGGCCTCGCCCTTGCCTCCGCCGCGCCGCTGGGGGCCGATTACCTCACGCTTCTCGGTGAGGGCCTCGCAAGCTGCTGGACGCATGTTTATCCGCAACCGGGGAAGGCGCCCGGGGCCTATATGTACGGCTCGGTCTACGACGTCCATCCGTACCTGCTGCTGAACTTCAACGGTGCCTACGATGACGTCACGACATTCGTTCACGAGTGGGGACACGCGGTCCACACCATGCTCGCCACGCGCGCCAATCCCTACGAAACGGCGGGCTACGCGACGTTCACGGCAGAAGTGGCGTCTACGACCAACGAAGTCCTGCTCCAGGAACACCTCCTTACGCGGGATCTGTCCGACGAGGAACGACTCTTCTACCTGGGCAGCGCGCTGGAAGGGATTCGCGGCACCTTCTTCCGACAGGTGATGTTCGCCGAGTTCGAGCTGGCGATTCACGAACTGGTGGAGCGGGACGAGGCGCTTTCAGGGGCCAGGCTGTCGGAACTGTACGAGCGGCTCGTCCGCCAGTACCACGGCTCTGACGAGGGAGTGCTCTCCTATGACACCGACTACGCGATCGAGTGGGCGTTCATCCCGCACTTCTACCGGAACTTCTACGTCTTTCAGTACGCCACGTCCATCGCGGGCGGGACGATGTTCGCCGACCGGTTGCTGACGGGCGACGGGACTTCCCAGGAAGCGGCTCGCCGGGACTACCTGGCGGTGCTCTCGGCCGGCGGCTCCGACTACGCCTACGACCTGCTTCGGAATGCCGGCATCGATCTCGCCACGGACGCTCCCTACGACGCCCTGATTGCCAGGATGAACCGTGTGATGGACGACATCGAGGCGATCCTGGCCCGCCGCGTCTAG